Proteins encoded in a region of the Isosphaeraceae bacterium EP7 genome:
- a CDS encoding type Z 30S ribosomal protein S14 — MSTKAQMIKSQSVPKFAVRHRNRCKLCGRPRAVYRKFGICRICFRNLASRGLIPGVKKASW, encoded by the coding sequence ATGTCGACCAAGGCCCAGATGATCAAGTCGCAGTCGGTGCCCAAGTTTGCGGTGCGTCATCGCAATCGCTGCAAACTCTGCGGTCGCCCTCGCGCCGTTTATCGCAAGTTCGGCATCTGCCGCATCTGCTTCCGAAATCTTGCCAGCCGTGGCCTGATTCCCGGCGTCAAGAAGGCGAGCTGGTAA
- the rpmJ gene encoding 50S ribosomal protein L36 translates to MKIRSSVKRICEHCKVVRRRGKVYVICENPRHKQRQG, encoded by the coding sequence ATGAAGATTCGATCGAGCGTCAAGCGGATTTGTGAGCACTGCAAGGTCGTGCGCCGCCGGGGCAAGGTGTACGTGATCTGCGAGAACCCCCGACACAAGCAGCGACAAGGCTGA
- the rplN gene encoding 50S ribosomal protein L14 → MIQMQTRLDVADNTGAKEVMCFKVLGGSASHYKRRIAGLGDIIIASVKKASPGGDVKAGDVVRCVVVRVRSPTRRTDGSYVRFDRNAVVLIDNDKNPRGTRIFGAIARELRERQFMKIISLAAEVV, encoded by the coding sequence ATGATCCAGATGCAGACTCGGCTCGACGTGGCCGACAATACCGGGGCCAAAGAAGTCATGTGCTTCAAGGTGCTCGGCGGTAGCGCCTCGCACTACAAGCGTCGGATCGCGGGCCTTGGTGATATCATCATCGCCAGCGTGAAGAAGGCCTCCCCCGGCGGCGACGTCAAGGCCGGCGACGTGGTCCGCTGTGTGGTCGTCCGCGTCCGCAGCCCAACCAGACGAACGGACGGCTCGTACGTCCGGTTCGACCGCAACGCCGTCGTCCTGATCGACAACGACAAGAATCCTCGCGGCACGCGCATCTTCGGGGCCATCGCTCGCGAGCTCCGCGAACGCCAGTTCATGAAGATCATCAGCCTGGCCGCCGAGGTGGTCTGA
- the rplR gene encoding 50S ribosomal protein L18, which translates to MNQRAQVQVRRLRRQRRVRKPLFGSVERPRLAVFRSSKHIYAQVIDDVAGKTLASASTLDSDFREQASAPYGGNKIAASVVGRLVAERAKKAGIDKVCFDRRSYKYHGRVQALADAAREAGLQF; encoded by the coding sequence GTGAACCAGCGAGCTCAGGTCCAGGTCCGTCGCCTCAGGCGTCAACGTCGCGTCCGCAAGCCGCTCTTCGGCTCCGTGGAGCGGCCCCGGCTGGCCGTCTTCCGCAGCTCGAAGCACATCTATGCCCAGGTGATCGACGATGTCGCGGGCAAGACGCTCGCCTCGGCGAGCACCCTCGACTCCGACTTCCGCGAGCAGGCCTCCGCCCCATACGGCGGAAACAAAATTGCGGCGTCGGTCGTCGGTCGTCTCGTCGCCGAACGCGCCAAGAAGGCGGGCATTGACAAGGTCTGCTTCGACCGCCGAAGCTATAAGTATCACGGCCGGGTTCAGGCCCTGGCCGACGCCGCCCGCGAGGCCGGCCTCCAGTTCTAA
- the secY gene encoding preprotein translocase subunit SecY produces the protein MGKLYTILFKVPELQRKILITAMFLAIYRIGFYIPLPVVDQSRLARWQESLSSTAAGRVFGTVAMFGGTQIGMSTIFGLGIMPYISASIIFQLLGSVVPSLEAMMKEGESGRKKINEYTRYATVLLCLIQSGFWVQYMFSTMDVVPPGYRTLWYGTVCVLTMTAGTIFLMWVGEQIDEYGIGNGISLLIMAGILARMPDALYKLLSNSSPELNPGGNKYGFITLAILAILFVAVVVGVIAITESQRRIPTQSAKHVRGRRVFGGTKQYLPLKVNQAGVMPIIFASSLLMFPYFILNSLANATAGLRSEAWTFGSTMASFFDEAANAFRNHGYVYTVFYVVLIYFFCYFWTAITFNPKDMAENLKDLGSFIPGYRPGRRTADYLEKVMLRITYVGAAFLSLVAVIPSIVSGALSVDFTIASFLGGTGLLIVISVCLDLVQKIDSHLIMRNYSGLVSKK, from the coding sequence GTGGGCAAGCTGTACACGATCCTGTTCAAAGTCCCTGAGCTTCAGCGCAAAATCCTGATCACGGCCATGTTCCTGGCCATCTATCGGATCGGGTTCTATATCCCGCTCCCGGTGGTGGACCAGTCGAGACTGGCACGCTGGCAGGAGAGCTTGAGCTCGACCGCCGCCGGCCGTGTGTTCGGCACCGTGGCCATGTTCGGGGGCACGCAGATCGGCATGAGCACGATCTTCGGCCTGGGGATCATGCCCTACATCTCCGCGTCCATCATCTTCCAGCTCCTCGGCTCGGTCGTACCCAGCCTCGAGGCGATGATGAAGGAAGGGGAGAGCGGCCGTAAGAAGATCAACGAATACACGCGGTATGCCACAGTCCTGCTCTGTTTGATTCAGAGCGGGTTCTGGGTGCAATATATGTTCTCGACGATGGACGTCGTTCCACCTGGGTATCGAACGCTCTGGTATGGAACCGTCTGCGTCCTGACCATGACAGCGGGAACGATCTTCCTGATGTGGGTCGGTGAGCAGATCGACGAGTACGGCATCGGCAACGGCATCAGCTTGCTGATCATGGCCGGGATCCTCGCCCGGATGCCCGACGCCCTTTACAAGCTGCTGTCCAACTCCAGCCCCGAGCTGAACCCGGGCGGTAATAAGTACGGGTTCATCACGCTGGCGATCCTCGCCATCTTATTTGTGGCGGTCGTCGTAGGCGTCATCGCGATCACCGAGAGTCAACGGCGGATCCCGACCCAGTCGGCGAAGCATGTCCGCGGACGCCGAGTCTTCGGCGGCACGAAGCAGTACCTCCCGCTGAAGGTGAATCAGGCCGGCGTCATGCCGATCATCTTCGCGTCGAGCCTGCTCATGTTCCCCTACTTCATCCTCAATAGCCTTGCCAACGCCACGGCAGGCCTTCGGTCCGAGGCCTGGACGTTCGGCTCGACGATGGCCTCGTTCTTCGACGAAGCGGCCAACGCATTCCGCAACCACGGATATGTTTACACCGTCTTCTACGTGGTCCTGATCTACTTCTTCTGCTACTTCTGGACGGCCATCACCTTCAACCCGAAGGACATGGCCGAGAACCTGAAGGACCTGGGGAGCTTCATCCCGGGTTATCGCCCCGGTCGTCGGACCGCCGACTACCTGGAGAAGGTGATGCTGCGGATCACGTATGTTGGAGCCGCCTTCCTCAGCCTGGTCGCGGTGATCCCGTCGATCGTCTCGGGGGCGTTGAGCGTGGACTTCACGATCGCGTCATTCCTGGGCGGTACCGGGCTCTTGATCGTGATCAGCGTCTGCCTTGACCTCGTCCAGAAGATCGATAGCCACCTCATCATGCGGAATTACAGCGGGCTAGTGAGCAAGAAGTGA
- the rplE gene encoding 50S ribosomal protein L5, whose product MARLQDQYAQTIAPALVAKFGVANKMAIPKLDKIVINMGVGKATQDKALLEAAVESLARISGQKPYVTKAKVSVASFRLREGNDIGCKVTLRGKRMFEFLDRLVSIALPRIRDFRGVNPNSFDGHGNYTLGLAEQVVFPEIDADKLHHTQGMDITFVTSTAKDDQARELLRAFGMPFRQPNAAKGAPAKPPTA is encoded by the coding sequence ATGGCCCGCCTGCAAGATCAGTACGCTCAGACGATCGCCCCGGCCCTTGTCGCCAAGTTCGGCGTCGCCAATAAGATGGCGATTCCCAAGCTCGACAAGATCGTCATCAATATGGGTGTCGGCAAAGCCACCCAGGACAAAGCCCTCCTAGAGGCCGCCGTTGAGAGCCTCGCCCGTATCAGCGGCCAGAAGCCGTATGTCACCAAGGCGAAAGTCTCCGTCGCCAGCTTCCGCCTCCGCGAAGGCAACGACATCGGCTGCAAGGTCACGCTGCGTGGCAAGCGGATGTTCGAGTTCCTCGACCGTCTCGTTTCCATCGCCCTGCCTCGTATCCGTGACTTTCGCGGGGTCAATCCGAACAGCTTCGATGGGCACGGCAACTACACCCTCGGACTGGCCGAGCAGGTTGTCTTCCCCGAAATCGATGCCGATAAGCTGCATCACACGCAGGGCATGGACATCACGTTCGTGACCTCGACAGCCAAAGACGACCAGGCCCGTGAGCTTCTCCGCGCCTTCGGCATGCCCTTCCGCCAGCCGAATGCCGCGAAGGGTGCCCCTGCCAAGCCCCCGACTGCCTGA
- the rpsD gene encoding 30S ribosomal protein S4: MGRHIGPVCRLCRREGLKLFLKGTRCDSPKCAVDRREGVPGMHQFRRGKASEYSIRLREKQKVKRYYGIFERQFRKYFELAARRPGNTGDALMALLERRLDNVITRLGFALSRPQARQMVTHGHVLVNGKKLDIPSYLVRPGDQITVKDREHSRKMAAGALATEGMPPTPDWLDRSSVEPPEGRVARLPGNQDISLPVTPQLIVELLSR, translated from the coding sequence ATGGGACGCCACATCGGACCCGTCTGCCGCCTTTGCCGCCGCGAAGGCCTGAAGCTCTTCCTCAAGGGGACGCGGTGCGACTCGCCCAAGTGCGCCGTCGATCGTCGCGAGGGCGTCCCCGGCATGCACCAGTTCCGCCGCGGGAAAGCGAGCGAGTATTCGATCCGTCTGCGTGAGAAGCAGAAGGTCAAGCGGTACTACGGCATCTTCGAGCGTCAGTTCCGCAAGTATTTCGAGCTGGCCGCCCGCCGGCCCGGTAATACCGGCGACGCCCTCATGGCGCTGCTCGAACGCCGCCTCGACAACGTGATCACCCGGCTGGGGTTCGCCCTGAGCCGTCCCCAGGCGCGGCAGATGGTCACGCACGGTCACGTGCTGGTCAACGGCAAGAAGCTGGACATCCCCAGCTACCTGGTCCGCCCTGGCGACCAGATCACCGTCAAGGATCGCGAACACTCCCGCAAGATGGCCGCGGGCGCCCTGGCCACCGAAGGCATGCCGCCGACTCCCGACTGGCTCGACCGCAGCAGCGTCGAGCCGCCCGAGGGTCGCGTTGCTCGCCTGCCCGGCAATCAGGACATCTCGCTGCCCGTCACGCCGCAGCTCATCGTCGAGCTGCTCAGCCGCTAA
- a CDS encoding HIT family protein: protein MSSHDPSCIFCKIIGGEIPSSKVLETEHALVFLDLNPVNPGHVLVVPKAHHADLSELPEDVAAETARLIPRLSRAIRAATGADGLNLVVNNGKVAGQTVFHGHWHLIPRHAGDAVHWPWPHVAYADGAMARMLGQISEALAADPSR from the coding sequence ATGTCCAGTCATGACCCGAGCTGCATCTTCTGCAAGATCATCGGCGGTGAGATCCCGTCGTCGAAGGTGCTGGAGACCGAGCACGCCCTGGTGTTCCTCGACCTCAACCCGGTCAATCCGGGCCATGTCCTGGTCGTCCCGAAGGCGCATCACGCCGACCTCTCGGAGCTGCCCGAGGATGTGGCCGCGGAGACCGCCCGGCTCATTCCTAGGCTCAGCCGGGCCATCCGCGCCGCGACGGGGGCCGATGGACTGAACCTGGTGGTCAATAACGGCAAGGTCGCCGGCCAGACGGTCTTCCACGGCCACTGGCACCTCATCCCCCGCCATGCCGGCGATGCCGTCCACTGGCCCTGGCCGCACGTTGCGTATGCCGACGGCGCGATGGCTCGGATGCTCGGCCAGATCAGCGAGGCGCTGGCCGCGGATCCCTCCCGCTAA
- the rpsM gene encoding 30S ribosomal protein S13, producing the protein MPRILGVDIPNDKRAVISLRYIYGIGPFLAEQLCERTGISPDIRARDLTEDDLAKLAALLDNEYVVEGQLRRQVQQHIARLRDIGCYRGLRHRKGLPVHGQRTRTNARTRKGPRKTVAGKKGVKEMR; encoded by the coding sequence ATGCCTCGTATCCTCGGTGTCGACATCCCGAACGACAAGCGCGCGGTGATCTCACTGCGCTACATCTACGGGATCGGCCCGTTCTTGGCCGAACAGCTGTGCGAACGGACCGGGATTAGCCCGGACATCCGCGCACGTGACCTGACCGAAGACGACCTGGCCAAGCTCGCCGCCTTGCTCGACAACGAATACGTCGTCGAAGGTCAGCTCCGCCGCCAGGTCCAGCAGCACATCGCCCGACTGCGCGACATCGGCTGCTACCGCGGCCTGCGCCACCGCAAGGGCTTGCCCGTCCACGGCCAGCGCACCCGGACCAATGCCCGGACCCGGAAGGGCCCGCGTAAGACGGTTGCCGGCAAGAAGGGCGTCAAGGAAATGCGTTAA
- the rplO gene encoding 50S ribosomal protein L15 codes for MQLHDVHVGIHKYKKRKRVGRGTGSGHGKTASKGHKGHSSRQGFKQNPISEGGQMPLSRRVPKRGFVNGAFKKNFAIVNISALEACFESGTVIDEAKLRARGLVKGRHDDGVKILGEGALTKTFTVHAEKFSGSAAAKIVEAGGQALVA; via the coding sequence ATGCAACTGCATGACGTCCACGTCGGCATCCATAAGTACAAGAAGCGTAAGCGCGTCGGCCGTGGTACCGGTTCTGGTCACGGCAAGACGGCTTCGAAGGGGCATAAGGGACACTCCTCTCGCCAAGGGTTCAAGCAGAACCCGATCAGCGAAGGTGGGCAGATGCCCTTGTCCCGTCGCGTTCCCAAGCGTGGGTTCGTCAACGGTGCCTTCAAGAAGAACTTCGCCATCGTGAACATCTCGGCTCTCGAAGCTTGCTTCGAGTCGGGCACGGTGATTGACGAAGCCAAACTCCGCGCCCGTGGCCTGGTCAAGGGGCGGCACGACGACGGGGTCAAGATCCTCGGCGAAGGTGCCCTCACCAAGACGTTCACGGTTCACGCGGAAAAGTTCAGCGGCTCCGCGGCCGCCAAGATTGTTGAAGCTGGCGGTCAGGCACTCGTCGCCTGA
- a CDS encoding DNA-directed RNA polymerase subunit alpha: MRIRWRGLELPSRVICAREKLTDTYGEFYVEPFERGFGHTVGNSLRRILLSSLEGSAVTKIKIQGVLHEFSSIPGMVEDITDLVLNIKGLVVKNHSEQNRTIRIERERRGVVTAADITHDETIEIINPDHILCTLTDDVPFVLEMTVENGRGYRPAAEGHTDDLEVGAIPIDAIYTPVDRVEYKIENTRVGQRTNYDKLTLRIWTKGTLGPEMALVEAAKILRKHLNPFVQYDEPGPGLPSDSSGLDGYRDSPVDAELDRKLGMSLAELELSVRATNCLESEGINSVRDLVSRSEGQLLTVRNFGETTLKEVKAKLLEIGLDLGMDVPQRSGV, from the coding sequence ATGCGCATCCGTTGGCGTGGCCTCGAACTCCCCAGCCGGGTGATCTGTGCCCGCGAGAAGCTGACCGACACCTATGGCGAGTTCTACGTCGAACCCTTCGAGCGTGGCTTCGGTCATACCGTCGGCAATAGCCTGCGCCGCATCCTCCTGTCCAGCCTGGAGGGGAGCGCGGTCACCAAGATTAAGATCCAGGGGGTCTTGCACGAGTTCTCGTCGATCCCGGGGATGGTTGAGGACATCACCGACCTGGTCCTGAACATCAAGGGCCTGGTCGTCAAGAATCACTCCGAGCAGAACCGGACGATCCGGATCGAGCGAGAACGCCGGGGCGTGGTCACCGCCGCCGACATCACGCACGACGAGACGATCGAGATCATCAACCCCGACCATATCCTCTGCACGCTCACCGACGACGTCCCGTTCGTCCTCGAGATGACCGTGGAGAATGGCCGTGGCTATCGGCCCGCCGCCGAGGGGCACACCGACGACCTCGAGGTCGGCGCCATCCCCATCGACGCCATCTACACGCCGGTCGATCGCGTCGAGTACAAGATCGAGAACACGCGAGTCGGCCAGCGCACCAACTACGACAAGCTCACGCTGCGGATCTGGACGAAGGGGACCCTCGGCCCCGAGATGGCCCTGGTCGAGGCCGCCAAGATCCTCCGCAAGCACCTCAATCCGTTCGTCCAGTACGACGAGCCGGGCCCGGGCCTTCCCTCCGACTCGTCGGGCCTGGACGGGTACCGCGACTCGCCGGTGGACGCCGAGCTTGATCGCAAGCTGGGGATGAGCCTGGCCGAGCTGGAACTCTCCGTCCGGGCGACCAATTGCCTGGAGAGTGAGGGGATCAACAGCGTGCGGGACCTCGTCTCCCGCAGCGAAGGCCAGCTGCTGACGGTCCGCAACTTCGGCGAGACCACCCTCAAAGAGGTCAAGGCCAAGCTCCTCGAGATCGGCCTCGACCTTGGCATGGACGTCCCCCAGCGTTCCGGGGTCTAG
- the rplX gene encoding 50S ribosomal protein L24, which produces MNIKKDDQVEVIAGDDKGSPSARRIAKVLRVLPEKGKIVVEGVNRVYKHLKPSAKNQQGGRLSKEMPIDASNVMLFCPTCNRGVRLGRRFTEAGQKERYCKACSSGLGVIGPVKPNYARADAPKGS; this is translated from the coding sequence ATGAACATTAAAAAAGACGACCAAGTCGAAGTGATCGCCGGCGACGACAAGGGGAGCCCCTCGGCTCGCCGAATCGCCAAGGTGCTGCGCGTCCTGCCCGAGAAGGGCAAGATCGTCGTCGAGGGCGTGAATCGCGTCTACAAGCACCTGAAGCCGAGTGCCAAGAACCAGCAAGGGGGCCGGCTCTCCAAGGAGATGCCGATCGACGCCTCTAACGTGATGCTCTTCTGCCCGACCTGCAACCGGGGCGTCCGTCTCGGCCGTCGGTTCACCGAGGCCGGCCAGAAGGAACGCTATTGCAAGGCTTGCTCGTCGGGCCTGGGCGTCATCGGGCCCGTCAAGCCGAATTACGCTCGGGCCGACGCCCCGAAAGGATCTTGA
- the rplQ gene encoding 50S ribosomal protein L17: MRHRKAGRKFKRTPAHRQMMLRNLATSLIEHGQIETTLAKAKELQPFAEKIITLAKGGWNLDKFRRVLAVLTRKDIAFKLFNEVAPVYKDRSGGYSRIYKLAKVRQGDAAPMAIITLLKADEQAKVPTAPAVVAAT; the protein is encoded by the coding sequence ATGCGTCACCGCAAAGCCGGCCGGAAATTCAAGAGGACGCCCGCGCATCGCCAGATGATGCTCCGCAACCTCGCCACGTCGCTCATCGAGCACGGTCAGATTGAGACTACCCTGGCCAAGGCCAAGGAACTCCAGCCGTTCGCCGAGAAGATCATCACCCTGGCCAAGGGTGGCTGGAATCTCGACAAGTTCCGCCGCGTCCTGGCCGTCCTCACCAGGAAGGACATCGCCTTCAAGCTCTTCAACGAGGTCGCTCCGGTCTACAAGGACCGCTCGGGCGGATACTCGCGCATCTACAAGCTGGCGAAGGTCCGCCAGGGTGATGCCGCGCCGATGGCCATCATCACGCTGCTGAAGGCCGACGAGCAGGCGAAGGTCCCGACCGCCCCGGCCGTCGTTGCCGCCACCTGA
- the rpsQ gene encoding 30S ribosomal protein S17, with amino-acid sequence MSLPTPEAAPRLRRKTEIGVVTSDKMDKTRRVEVERLVPHTKYGKFQRKRTVCHAHDEANISHDGDLVEIMETRPLSKLKRWRIVRIVRQGAQQALAGEGEAAKTTD; translated from the coding sequence ATGAGCCTACCGACGCCCGAAGCTGCCCCTCGCCTCCGCCGCAAGACGGAAATTGGCGTGGTCACTTCCGATAAGATGGATAAGACTCGCCGCGTCGAGGTGGAGCGGCTGGTGCCGCACACCAAGTACGGCAAGTTCCAGCGCAAGCGTACCGTCTGCCATGCCCACGATGAGGCCAACATCTCCCATGACGGCGACCTCGTCGAAATCATGGAGACCCGGCCCCTCTCGAAGCTGAAGCGATGGCGCATCGTCCGGATCGTCCGCCAGGGTGCCCAACAGGCGCTCGCCGGCGAAGGCGAAGCCGCGAAGACCACCGACTGA
- the rpmC gene encoding 50S ribosomal protein L29 codes for MSKAAQLRDQNDEQLAILLHETQIGLFRLRLQSETERLEAPSEIIKAKREIARIKTILRLREIDREKAVVAS; via the coding sequence ATGAGCAAGGCCGCCCAACTCCGCGACCAGAACGACGAGCAGCTCGCCATCCTGCTGCACGAGACGCAAATCGGCCTCTTCCGCCTCCGTCTCCAGAGCGAGACCGAGCGGCTTGAAGCCCCCAGCGAGATCATCAAGGCCAAGCGCGAGATCGCCCGAATCAAGACGATCCTCCGCCTGCGCGAGATTGACCGCGAGAAGGCGGTCGTCGCCTCCTGA
- the rpsK gene encoding 30S ribosomal protein S11: protein MTRSNGPVAKAKKRKTRRNVSRAIVHIKATFNNTTVTITDPNGDALCWASSGTVGFKGSRKSTPFAAQRAAETAAATATKFGVKEVEVKVKGPGSGRESAITALVASGLSIKAIEDVTPLPHNGCRPPKKRRV, encoded by the coding sequence CTGACGAGGAGCAACGGACCCGTGGCCAAGGCCAAGAAGCGTAAGACGCGACGCAACGTCAGCCGAGCGATCGTGCACATCAAAGCGACCTTCAATAACACGACGGTGACGATCACCGACCCCAACGGCGACGCGTTGTGCTGGGCCTCGTCCGGGACCGTCGGCTTCAAGGGGAGCCGCAAGAGCACCCCGTTCGCCGCGCAGCGTGCGGCCGAGACGGCTGCCGCGACGGCCACGAAGTTCGGCGTCAAAGAGGTCGAGGTGAAGGTGAAGGGCCCCGGCTCCGGCCGCGAGAGCGCCATCACCGCCTTGGTCGCCTCTGGGCTGTCGATCAAAGCCATCGAAGACGTGACTCCGCTGCCGCATAACGGCTGCCGCCCGCCCAAGAAGCGGCGGGTCTGA
- the rpsE gene encoding 30S ribosomal protein S5, whose product MSSDNRDRDRSDRGDWTESVVAIRRCAAVVKGGRRFSFNALVVVGNGRGQVAWGYGKANEVPPSVEKGVKDAHKQMNRVNLKGGTIPHQVIGRYGAARVIMLPASPGTGVIAGGAVRAVVQAAGITDILSKSYGSTNKLNIVKAAINALTQLRTKDDVARLRGVTL is encoded by the coding sequence GTGTCCAGCGATAACAGAGATCGTGATCGGAGCGACCGAGGCGACTGGACGGAGAGCGTCGTCGCTATTCGCCGTTGCGCCGCGGTGGTCAAGGGTGGCCGTCGTTTCAGCTTCAATGCGCTCGTGGTCGTGGGCAACGGCCGCGGCCAGGTCGCCTGGGGCTACGGCAAGGCCAACGAAGTCCCGCCGTCGGTCGAGAAGGGTGTCAAGGACGCCCACAAGCAGATGAATCGGGTGAACCTGAAGGGCGGAACCATCCCCCATCAGGTCATCGGCCGCTACGGCGCCGCCCGTGTCATCATGCTCCCGGCCAGCCCGGGCACCGGCGTCATCGCCGGCGGAGCCGTCCGCGCGGTGGTCCAGGCCGCCGGTATTACAGATATTCTGAGCAAGAGCTACGGTTCGACCAACAAGCTGAACATCGTCAAGGCGGCCATCAACGCCCTGACCCAGCTCCGGACCAAGGACGACGTGGCCCGGCTCCGTGGGGTGACACTCTAA
- the map gene encoding type I methionyl aminopeptidase has translation MIKLKSPREIGLMREAGRLVARALGEVRKIAAPGVSTAELDEVVAAIFKEADATPLFLGYPSSIRGKAPFPAVICSSVNEVVVHGIPDRRPLRDGDIVSIDTGCRLNGWCGDSAITLAIGQVAPETIKLLDVTQETLALAIRAMGRCRTWSEVASLMEQYVKSQGMHVVEKFVGHGIGQEMHEEPQVPNFVSKALRKHDIRLEPGVVLAIEPMVSMGTKDVRTLDDGWTIETKDRRPSAHFEHTVAMTLDGPRVLTSPDD, from the coding sequence ATGATCAAACTGAAGAGTCCTCGCGAGATCGGCCTGATGCGTGAGGCCGGGCGTCTCGTCGCCCGGGCCCTGGGTGAGGTGCGTAAGATCGCCGCGCCCGGCGTCTCGACGGCCGAACTCGACGAGGTCGTGGCCGCCATCTTCAAAGAGGCGGATGCGACCCCGCTGTTCCTCGGCTACCCCAGCTCGATCCGCGGCAAGGCGCCATTCCCGGCTGTGATCTGCTCCAGCGTCAACGAGGTTGTCGTCCACGGGATCCCCGATCGTCGTCCCTTGCGGGATGGGGATATCGTCTCGATCGATACAGGCTGCCGGCTCAACGGCTGGTGTGGCGACTCGGCGATCACTCTGGCTATCGGTCAGGTCGCGCCCGAGACGATCAAGCTGCTCGACGTGACGCAGGAGACGCTGGCCCTGGCCATCCGCGCCATGGGGCGATGTCGGACCTGGTCCGAGGTCGCCTCGCTGATGGAGCAATACGTCAAGAGCCAGGGGATGCACGTCGTCGAGAAATTCGTCGGCCACGGGATCGGCCAGGAGATGCACGAGGAGCCCCAGGTCCCCAACTTCGTCAGCAAGGCTCTTCGGAAGCATGATATCCGGCTCGAGCCGGGCGTCGTCCTTGCGATCGAGCCGATGGTGTCGATGGGGACCAAGGACGTCCGGACTCTGGATGATGGCTGGACGATCGAAACCAAGGATCGTCGCCCCAGCGCCCACTTCGAGCATACCGTGGCGATGACGTTGGACGGCCCTCGTGTGCTGACATCGCCGGATGACTGA
- the rplF gene encoding 50S ribosomal protein L6 — translation MSRIGRKPVAVPANVKVSVADSTVNVEGPKGKLSFTYKPGITVRYDEADKQVVVERANDERQNRALHGLTRSLVFNMIEGVVAGYTKRLEIQGVGYQAQLKKANTVALQVGFANQIVLEAPPGVTVTVPDATHVVVSGPDKQAVGQFAAVVRKVRPPEPYKGKGIRYEGEVVRRKAGKAFGSK, via the coding sequence ATGTCTCGTATCGGTCGCAAGCCGGTCGCAGTGCCGGCCAACGTCAAGGTCTCCGTCGCCGACTCGACGGTCAATGTCGAGGGGCCGAAGGGCAAGCTGTCCTTCACTTACAAGCCGGGCATCACGGTTCGCTACGATGAGGCCGATAAGCAGGTCGTCGTCGAGCGTGCCAATGACGAACGCCAGAATCGGGCCCTCCACGGCCTGACCCGCAGCCTCGTCTTCAATATGATCGAGGGCGTGGTCGCCGGCTACACGAAGCGGCTCGAGATTCAGGGCGTCGGCTACCAGGCCCAGCTTAAGAAGGCCAACACCGTGGCCCTTCAGGTCGGCTTCGCCAACCAGATTGTGCTGGAAGCCCCTCCTGGGGTCACGGTCACGGTGCCCGATGCGACGCACGTCGTGGTCTCCGGCCCGGACAAGCAGGCGGTCGGCCAGTTCGCCGCCGTCGTCCGCAAGGTCCGTCCACCCGAGCCCTATAAGGGCAAGGGAATTCGCTACGAGGGCGAGGTCGTCCGTCGCAAGGCTGGCAAGGCATTCGGCTCGAAGTAA
- the rpsH gene encoding 30S ribosomal protein S8 produces MMTDPIADMLTRIRNGVRIERTLIEMPASKIRKGIAQVLKDEGYIWDFEELETVPSRTLRLQMKYGPNGERLITQIKRVSKPGRRFYAGYKTLKPVLNGMGIQILSTPRGILSDRRARTEKVGGEVLALVS; encoded by the coding sequence ATGATGACCGACCCGATTGCCGACATGCTCACCCGGATCCGCAACGGCGTCCGGATTGAGCGTACGCTCATCGAGATGCCCGCCTCGAAAATCCGCAAGGGGATCGCCCAGGTTCTCAAGGATGAGGGCTATATCTGGGACTTCGAAGAGCTCGAGACCGTCCCGTCCAGGACTCTCCGACTCCAGATGAAGTACGGCCCCAATGGCGAGCGGCTTATCACCCAGATCAAACGGGTAAGCAAGCCTGGCCGGCGATTTTACGCGGGCTACAAGACACTCAAGCCGGTGCTCAACGGGATGGGGATCCAGATCCTCAGCACGCCTCGGGGCATCCTCAGCGACCGTCGCGCTCGCACCGAGAAGGTCGGCGGCGAAGTCCTCGCCCTGGTCAGCTAA